A region from the Lolium perenne isolate Kyuss_39 chromosome 4, Kyuss_2.0, whole genome shotgun sequence genome encodes:
- the LOC139838906 gene encoding uncharacterized protein produces the protein MNPHDSRKSAGSTEKDAASEDTTSAQSPPPAVSPKSKRKRSNAEDSGTSKPEETAPAPRKAAYDPYIESIISSDDEETPTLDVAARTSTSHTLVISEKPVEGEESSPPQQNVDTSTPSSPRAPSPKRARVEKIVDPAPQLGSSSPPLLDDPMIKDLLRIGSQFIGYREYANRAEEKLAEANERADALAQKLEQSEAARKKAELAASKAKVEADEAKAKAAGVEELQKKLEDATAALDEHKAAQASRDEGILKRLKRILFPFYSLV, from the exons atgaacccgcatgattctcgaaaatctgcgggatctaccgagaaggatgctgcctctgaagatacaacatcagcgcaatctcctcctcctgctgtttctccgaagagcaaaaggaaaaggagcaatgccgaagattccgggacctcaaaacccgaagaaactgctcctgcacctcgaaaagcagcttatgatccatacatcgagagtatcatcagctc tgatgatgaagaaacaccaactttagatgtggctgctcgaacgagcacgtcacatactttagttatttcagaaaaaccagttgaaggggaggaatcgtcgcctcctcaacaaaatgttgatacatctactccttcgagcccccgtgccccttcaccaaaaagggcacgggttgaaaagattgttgatcctgcccctcagttgggcagttcgtcgcccccgctcctagatgat cctatgatcaaggatcttctccgcatcggttcccaatttattgggtaccgtgaatatgctaatagagccgaag agaaacttgcagaggctaacgaacgcgccgacgcactggctcaaaaacttgagcaaagtgaggcggctcgcaagaaagccgaactcgctgctagcaaagccaaggtcgaagctgatgaagctaaggcgaaagctgctggtgtcgaggaactgcagaagaaacttgaggatgcgacagctgccttggatgagcacaaagctgcacaagcttctcgtgacgaaggaatcctcaagcgtttgaa